One genomic window of Arachis stenosperma cultivar V10309 chromosome 10, arast.V10309.gnm1.PFL2, whole genome shotgun sequence includes the following:
- the LOC130954086 gene encoding 3-hydroxyisobutyryl-CoA hydrolase-like protein 5, which yields MAPTASSPDEQVVIGEEMDHVRLITLNRPKQLNAISPELVSLLASYLEKWEIDDKAELIIIKGAGRAFCAGGDLRVFYDGKKKKDSCLEVVYRYYWLCYHIETYKKTQVALVHGISMGGGAALMVPMKFSVVTEKTVFATPEASFGFHTDCGFSYRHSHLPGHLGEFLALTGARLNGKELVAAGLATHFVSSEKIVELEKRLISLNSGDENAVRSVIEEFSSEVKPDEDSILNKQSVIDECFSKNSIEEIIKSLEAEAQKEGNEWIATALKGMKRTSPTALKIVLRSVREGRNETLSECLKREFRLTMNILRSTISEDMYEGIRALTVDKDNAPKWDPPSLDKVDDGKLDLVFQPFEKNLELQIPESEACRWAGKYENSAYAVPN from the exons ATGGCACCTACAGCTTCATCACCAGATGAACAG GTTGTTATTGGAGAAGAGATGGATCATGTAAGGTTGATCACTTTGAACCGACCTAAGCAATTGAATGCTATCTCACCTGAACTG GTTTCTCTGCTGGCATCATATTTGGAAAAGTGGGAGATAGATGACAAAGCAGAACTAATCATCATAAAG GGTGCTGGTAGGGCTTTTTGTGCCGGAGGTGATTTGAGAGTATTCtatgatggcaagaaaaaga AGGATTCATGCCTTGAAGTGGTCTATAGATATTATTGGCTTTGCTATCACATTGAGACCTACAAGAAAACCCAG GTTGCTCTTGTTCATGGAATTTCAATGGGTGGAGGTGCAGCTTTGATGGTCCCTATGAAGTTCTCAGTTGTTACTGAAAAAACT GTTTTTGCCACTCCTGAAGCAAGTTTTGGATTTCATACTGATTGTGGATTCTCTTACCGCCATTCTCACTTACCGGGTCATTTAG GTGAATTCTTGGCACTCACTGGAGCACGATTGAATGGGAAGGAATTAGTTGCAGCAGGATTGGCAACTCATTTTGTCTCCTCTGAG AAAATTGTGGAACTTGAGAAGCGCCTGATTAGCCTAAATTCCGGTGATGAGAATGCTGTAAGATCAGTGATTGAAGAATTTTCTTCAGAAGTCAAACCTGATGAAGACAGTATCTTAAACAA GCAGTCAGTAATTGATGAATGCTTCTCTAAAAATTCCATTGaagaaattataaaatctttG GAAGCTGAAGCACAAAAAGAAGGAAATGAATGGATAGCTACAGCTTTGAAAGGAATGAAAAGAACATCACCGACCGCATTGAAAATAGTATTAAGATCG GTTCGCGAAGGAAGGAATGAAACACTGTCTGAATGTCTAAAAAGGGAATTTAGATTAACAATGAATATACTAAGAAGTACAATATCTGAGGATATGTATGAG GGTATTAGAGCTCTCACAGTAGATAAGGATAATGCTCCAAAG TGGGATCCTCCGTCGCTAGACAAAGTAGATGATGGAAAGTTGGACTTGGTTTTCCAACCATTTGAAAAGAATTTGGAGTTGCAGATTCCAGAAAGTGAGGCGTGCAG GTGGGCCGGTAAATATGAGAATTCAGCTTATGCGGTTCCAAATTGA